In Platichthys flesus chromosome 21, fPlaFle2.1, whole genome shotgun sequence, the following are encoded in one genomic region:
- the LOC133932964 gene encoding ADP-ribosyl cyclase/cyclic ADP-ribose hydrolase 1-like — MTTWKPVQNLTIWLTMLLLCSNQLRAQLGTTANIRHIVVGRCYSYITLVNPSLRFDCEEMWRRFEEAVLRQSSCNVTVENYQQMFYSIPQTRPCDRVSITFTKELSSFFNSYLDSSTAAKFLFWSKTRTLMQSYKAVVRDSWTLEDTLVGFLFNDLIWCRQEEQAGFDFSSCPAWSACRNHAVYSLWLQASQSFAEMACGNITVLLNGSIINAFDGKSMLGSVELDHLNPQRVNYVNIKVVADLQGPFIESCSQGSIVDLIHILQSRGFRWTCSDNDQTLMILQCLRDPKQSVCQTYANSLSHRQSHIQLNHTQV, encoded by the exons ATGACCACCTGGAAACCAGTCCAGAACCTGACCATAT GGTTGACGATGCTTCTGCTCTGCTCCAATCAGCTGAGAGCACAGCTCGGGACGACCGCCAACATCAGACACATCGTGGTGGGACGGTGTTATAGCTACATCACCCTCGTCAACCCCAGTCTGAG GTTTGACTGTGAGGAGATGTGGAGACGGTTTGAGGAGGCGGTGCTCCGTCAGTCTTCTTGTAATGTGACGGTGGAGAATTATCAGCAGATGTTTTATTCCATCCCACAAACTAGGCCGTGTGACAGGGTGAGT ATCACTTTCACCAAAGaactttcatccttttttaaTTCATACCTCGATTCTTCTACTGCTGCCAAGTTTCTCTTCTGGAGTAAAACCAGGACTCTGATGCAGAGCTACAAAGCTGTTGTCCGTGACTCCTGGACGCTGGAGGACACGCTGGTGGGCTTCTTGTTCAACGACCTCATTTGGTGCAGACAAGAGGAACAAGCAG GTTTTGATTTCAGCTCTTGTCCAGCCTGGTCAGCGTGCAGGAACCATGCTGTGTATTCTCTGTGGCTTCAAGCCTCTCAGTCT TTTGCAGAAATGGCTTGTGGTAACATCACTGTGTTACTGAACGGCTCCATCATCAACGCCTTCGACGGGAAAAG caTGTTGGGAAGTGTTGAACTGGACCACCTGAATCCACAAAGGGTGAACTATGTCAACATTAAGGTGGTGGCCGATCTACAGGGACCATTTAT AGAATCATGTAGTCAAGGATCCATCGTGGACCTGATCCACATCCTCCAGTCCAGAGGTTTCCGCTGGACGTGCTCAGACAACGATCA GACCCTGATGATTCTTCAGTGCCTCCGGGACCCGAAACAATCCGTCTGCCAGACATACGCCAACAGCCTGTCACACAGACAGTCTCACATCCAACTGAATCACACACAAGTTTAA
- the LOC133932735 gene encoding inositol monophosphatase 1-like, with the protein MSDPWQECMDHCVEVTKQAGQMIHEALQKDIAVMQKSSPVDLVTETDQKVEQLIISSIKKKYPTHSFIGEESVAAGAQSVLTDNPTWIIDPIDGTTNFVHRFPFVSVSIGFTVKKEIEFGIVYSCIEDKMYTARKGKGAFCNGEPIKVSGQEDIKQSLVLTEMNFKSDPEKFKTMLANVRTILSIPVHGMRSPGSAAVNMCLVACGSADAYYHMGIHCWDMAGGAAVVTEAGGVIMDISGGPFDLMSRRLIVASSRAIAERLVKEITEFPVGRDDTDQ; encoded by the exons ATGAGCGACCCGTGGCAGGAGTGCATGGACCACTGTGTGGAGGTCACCAAGCAGGCAGGGCAG ATGATCCATGAGGCACTGCAAAAGGACATAGCCGTCATGCAGAAGAGCTCACCAGTTGACCTGGTGACTGAAACGGACCAGAAAGTGGAGCAGCTTATTATATCCTCCATCAAGAAAAAGTACCCCACACACAG CTTTATAGGTGAGGAGTCTGTAGCGGCAGGAGCACAAAGTGTTCTGACCGACAATCCCACTTGGATCATCGACCCCATTGATGGTACCACCAACTTTGTTCACAG GTTCCCATTTGTGTCTGTATCAATAGGCTTCACTGTGAAGAAAGAG ATAGAGTTTGGTATTGTCTACAGCTGCATCGAGGACAAAATGTACACGgcaaggaaaggaaaaggagcGTTTTGCAACGGAGAACCAATCAAAGTGTCCGGACAAGAAG ATATTAAACAGTCTCTGGTACTGACTGAAATGAACTTCAAGAGCGATCCAGAGAAATTTAAAACCATGCTGGCCAACGTCAGGACCATCCTCTCCATCCCTGTACACGG AATGCGTTCCCCGGGCAGCGCAGCTGTCAACATGTGTTTGGTGGCGTGTGGCTCGGCTGACGCTTACTACCACATGGGCATCCATTGCTGGGACATGGCCGGAGGGGCGGCCGTGGTCACCGAGGCTGGAGGAGTGATCATGGACATCTCAG GTGGACCGTTCGACCTGATGTCCCGGAGGCTGATCGTGGCGAGCAGCAGGGCGATAGCAGAGCGCCTCGTGAAGGAGATCACCGAGTTCCCAGTTGGCCGGGACGACACGGACCAGTAG
- the LOC133932734 gene encoding inositol monophosphatase 1-like, whose product MGEPWKREFEFAVEVARKAGAEIRKAGDSEIRIMTKSCTVDLVTKTDERVEKIIIGSLKEEFGEGTHCFIGEESVAKGEPCILTDKPTWIIDPVDGTTNFVHGFPFVAVSIAFAVNKQLEFGVVYSCLEDKMYKAQNGKGAFCNDEPIQVSDVKDIKKSIIISEHGYDRTPASVTKIFSTMRKILCIPVHGIRGSGTAATNMCLVASGAVEAFFEIGIHCWDIAAGAVIVKEAGGVLLDVDGGPFDLMSRRMVSANNDVIATRIIKEIEPFPVVRDDAPVQKK is encoded by the exons ATGGGGGAACCATGGAAGAGGGAATTTGAGTTTGCTGTAGAAGTGGCGAGAAAAGCCGGAGCG GAAATCAGAAAAGCTGGAGACAGTGAAATCCGAATTATGACAAAAAGCTGCACCGTTGATCTTGTCACTAAAACTGATGAGAGGGTGGAGAAGATCATCATCGGGTCCCTGAAGGAGGAATTTGGAGAGGGAACACactg CTTCATCGGGGAGGAGTCGGTGGCGAAGGGCGAACCGTGCATCCTGACTGACAAGCCCACGTGGATCATCGACCCAGTGGATGGAACCACTAACTTCGTACATGG ATTCCCGTTTGTGGCCGTGTCCATCGCCTTCGCTGTCAACAAGCAG TTGGAGTTCGGTGTGGTGTACAGCTGCTTGGAAGACAAGATGTACAAGGCTCAGAACGGGAAGGGAGCTTTCTGCAACGACGAGCCCATCCAGGTGTCTGACGTCAAAG ataTCAAAAAGTCCATCATCATCTCTGAGCATGGATACGACAGGACGCCGGCGAGTGTGACCAAGATCTTCTCCACCATGCGGAAGATCCTCTGCATCCCCGTGCACGG GATACGCGGATCCGGCACAGCTGCCACCAACATGTGTCTGGTGGCGTCGGGGGCGGTCGAGGCCTTCTTCGAGATCGGGATccactgctgggacatcgctgCCGGGGCCGTCATCGTGAAAGAGGCCGGAGGGGTCTTACTGGATGTGGACG GGGGGCCGTTCGATCTGATGTCTCGAAGGATGGTCTCAGCCAACAACGACGTGATCGCCACGAGGATCATCAAGGAAATCGAACCTTTCCCGGTGGTGAGGGACGACGCTCCGGTGCAGAAGAAATGA